A region of Roseobacter litoralis Och 149 DNA encodes the following proteins:
- a CDS encoding M20 family metallopeptidase, translated as MTRTAALHRATEYFDQGRFQSDLTHLVSYRTESQNPSQTARTECARYLDVAIGPRLAAMGVTYEVIDNPDPRGGPLLIGERHESHDQITVLTYGHGDTVLGQEDMWRDGLAPWTLIEEGDRLYGRGTADNKSQHIINIAALEAVLATRGRLGFNLRIVIEMSEEVGSIGLAQVFARYKDRLTADVLIASDGPRLQPDVPTIFMGSRGATTFDLLVETHEGAHHSGNWGGLLADPAMILAHALASITDRRGQIKVPEWRPDSLTDTVRAALRNLPVTDGDGPAVNPDWGEEALTPAERVFGWNSFAVLAQVCGVPEAPVNAISGWARATCQLRYVVGTDPADVVPALRRHLDAHGFEDVQIIEHERGFFSATRLDPKHPWAEYVANSIRETSGGALHILPNLAGSLPNDSFTDILDMPTIWVPHSYRGCSQHAPDEHVLKSVCRNALRVMAGIFWDVGTVGSALPKK; from the coding sequence ATGACCCGCACCGCCGCTCTGCACCGCGCGACCGAATATTTCGACCAAGGGCGGTTTCAGTCCGACCTGACCCACCTTGTAAGCTATCGCACCGAAAGCCAGAACCCGTCGCAAACTGCACGCACAGAATGCGCGCGGTATCTCGACGTCGCCATCGGCCCACGCCTTGCAGCGATGGGTGTCACCTATGAGGTCATCGATAACCCTGATCCGCGCGGCGGCCCGCTATTGATCGGAGAGCGGCACGAAAGCCACGATCAGATCACCGTTTTAACCTATGGCCATGGAGACACAGTGCTTGGTCAGGAGGATATGTGGCGCGACGGGCTTGCACCTTGGACCCTGATCGAAGAAGGCGACCGCCTTTATGGGCGCGGCACGGCAGACAACAAGAGCCAGCACATCATCAACATCGCGGCCCTTGAGGCCGTGCTGGCCACGCGCGGGCGTCTTGGGTTCAACCTGCGCATCGTGATCGAAATGAGCGAAGAGGTTGGCTCAATCGGTCTGGCGCAGGTTTTCGCTCGTTATAAGGACCGTCTCACGGCGGATGTCCTGATCGCATCGGATGGCCCGCGCCTGCAACCCGACGTGCCGACCATTTTCATGGGCTCACGCGGGGCGACGACCTTTGATTTGCTGGTCGAAACACATGAAGGCGCGCATCACTCCGGCAACTGGGGTGGGCTTTTGGCGGACCCTGCGATGATCCTTGCGCATGCGCTGGCGTCGATCACCGACCGGCGGGGCCAGATCAAGGTGCCTGAATGGCGACCTGACAGCCTGACCGATACGGTGCGCGCCGCGCTCAGGAACCTGCCGGTAACAGATGGGGATGGGCCAGCGGTCAATCCCGATTGGGGCGAAGAAGCGCTCACCCCCGCCGAACGTGTTTTCGGATGGAACAGCTTTGCGGTTCTCGCGCAGGTTTGCGGTGTGCCAGAAGCCCCGGTCAACGCGATTTCCGGCTGGGCGCGTGCCACATGCCAATTGCGCTATGTGGTGGGCACCGACCCGGCGGACGTAGTGCCTGCATTGCGCCGACATCTGGATGCGCATGGATTTGAGGATGTCCAGATCATAGAGCATGAGCGCGGCTTCTTTTCGGCCACACGTCTCGATCCCAAGCACCCTTGGGCAGAATATGTCGCAAACTCGATCCGCGAAACCAGTGGCGGTGCGCTGCACATCCTGCCCAACCTCGCCGGGTCGCTCCCGAATGACAGCTTTACGGATATCCTTGACATGCCCACGATCTGGGTGCCGCATTCTTATCGCGGCTGCTCGCAGCATGCGCCGGACGAACATGTGCTAAAATCCGTCTGTCGCAACGCGTTGCGTGTTATGGCGGGCATCTTTTGGGACGTGGGCACGGTTGGTTCAGCACTGCCAAAGAAATAA
- a CDS encoding amino acid ABC transporter permease — MDYNWNWAVLFEEQYLSWLISGFGWTVSVALSAWCIAIVIGVLVGVGKTVPNRFIRAICATYVELFRNVPLLVQMFIWYFAVPEMVPDDWGRWMKRDMPNPEFVTAVVALGLYTASRIAEQVRAGIETVPPGLTAAATAHGLNVSQTYRYVLLPISFRMIVPPLTSEFLTVFKNSSLALTIGLLELTAQSQQIAEYTFQGFEAFTAATVIYVCIALIATILMQILEKYTRIPGYVGKEG; from the coding sequence ATGGACTACAATTGGAACTGGGCCGTTCTGTTTGAGGAGCAATACCTCAGCTGGCTGATCAGTGGCTTTGGATGGACCGTTTCGGTCGCGCTGAGCGCCTGGTGCATCGCCATTGTGATCGGCGTGCTGGTCGGGGTCGGAAAGACGGTGCCAAATCGTTTCATCCGGGCCATCTGCGCCACCTATGTTGAACTCTTCCGCAACGTGCCGCTGCTGGTGCAGATGTTCATCTGGTATTTTGCCGTTCCAGAGATGGTGCCCGACGACTGGGGCCGCTGGATGAAACGCGACATGCCAAACCCCGAATTCGTGACCGCTGTCGTCGCACTGGGCCTCTATACAGCCTCGCGCATCGCCGAGCAGGTCCGTGCGGGAATCGAAACCGTCCCACCCGGTTTGACCGCTGCCGCCACGGCCCATGGCCTGAACGTATCGCAGACCTATCGATACGTCCTGCTGCCGATTTCATTTCGCATGATCGTGCCACCGCTGACATCCGAATTTCTGACCGTTTTCAAAAACTCTTCACTGGCGCTGACCATCGGCCTTCTGGAACTGACCGCCCAAAGCCAGCAGATCGCTGAATACACCTTTCAGGGGTTTGAAGCCTTCACGGCTGCGACTGTGATTTACGTCTGCATCGCTCTGATCGCGACGATCCTGATGCAGATCCTCGAGAAATATACCCGCATTCCGGGCTATGTCGGAAAGGAGGGCTGA
- the htpG gene encoding molecular chaperone HtpG — MTDASVKETFYFQTEVGQLLDIVAGSLYSNREIFLRELVSNASDACDKLRYEALTNPSLAQNADEFAISLAVDKKAKTLSVSDNGIGMNHADLLDTLGTIARSGTGAFLEALKSEEKGDMGLIGQFGVGFYSAFMVADRVDVLTRKAGEDESWLWSSDGKGEFSIEPGERAESGTTVTLHMKKDAKEFLEESRIRHIIKTYSEHISFPVRLDTEALNSASAIWTRAPKEITEEQHTEFYHHVSNAFDKPWHVLHNRVEGTVNHTSLLYVPSMAPFDLYEAERKSHVKLYVNRVFISDNTRDLIPAYLRFLRGVVDSQDLSLNVSREMLQSDPKLAKIKTSVTKKVLGELKKKAKKSPEDYAGFWQNFGAVLKEGLVEDPALRDRILEICRFSSTKSGDLTSLSDYVSRCKEGQDAIYYIAGDDAKKIAHSPHLEGFRAKDVEVLLLSDHVDEFWLQHITEFEGKAFKSITRGAADLDKINDGEKTDDTEDEAQTPDLAELIAALKLELGASVKDVRPSKRLTDSPVCLIADEGDMDVNLERMLKRHGQLQDAMPRVLELNPDHRIITKLADRAKASEAASDPLLRDAAHLLLDQARIADGEIPTDPAEFVRRLGSVMDSAL, encoded by the coding sequence ATGACTGATGCAAGCGTAAAAGAGACATTTTACTTTCAGACGGAAGTGGGTCAGCTTCTGGATATCGTTGCTGGATCACTTTATTCCAATCGTGAAATCTTCCTGCGGGAATTGGTGTCCAACGCCTCGGATGCCTGCGACAAACTCCGCTATGAGGCGCTGACCAACCCGTCCCTTGCACAAAACGCGGATGAATTCGCCATCTCGCTCGCGGTCGACAAAAAGGCAAAGACGCTTTCGGTCTCCGACAACGGCATCGGGATGAACCACGCCGATCTGCTCGACACGCTCGGCACGATCGCAAGGTCCGGCACTGGTGCATTTCTGGAAGCGCTGAAATCTGAGGAAAAGGGCGACATGGGCTTGATCGGCCAGTTCGGTGTCGGGTTTTACTCCGCATTCATGGTGGCCGACCGTGTGGATGTGCTGACCCGCAAAGCGGGCGAAGACGAAAGCTGGCTGTGGTCCTCAGACGGTAAGGGCGAATTTTCAATCGAACCCGGCGAGCGCGCCGAAAGCGGCACGACCGTCACGCTGCATATGAAAAAGGACGCGAAGGAGTTCCTCGAAGAGAGCCGCATTCGCCACATCATCAAGACCTATTCCGAACACATCAGCTTTCCGGTGCGGCTGGACACGGAAGCGCTGAATTCCGCCTCCGCGATCTGGACCCGCGCGCCCAAAGAGATCACCGAGGAACAGCACACTGAATTCTACCACCATGTCTCAAACGCCTTCGACAAGCCGTGGCATGTTTTGCACAACCGCGTTGAGGGCACGGTCAATCACACGAGCCTGCTTTACGTACCCTCCATGGCGCCGTTTGATCTCTATGAGGCAGAGCGCAAGAGCCACGTGAAACTCTATGTGAACCGGGTGTTTATTTCCGACAATACGCGCGATCTGATCCCCGCCTATCTGCGGTTTCTGCGCGGCGTTGTGGATTCGCAGGATCTGTCGCTCAATGTCTCGCGCGAGATGCTGCAGTCGGACCCGAAGCTTGCCAAGATCAAAACCTCCGTTACCAAGAAAGTGCTGGGCGAGCTGAAGAAGAAGGCCAAAAAATCCCCCGAAGACTATGCAGGTTTCTGGCAGAATTTCGGTGCGGTCCTCAAAGAGGGGCTGGTCGAAGACCCTGCCCTGCGCGATCGCATCCTTGAAATCTGCCGTTTTTCATCCACGAAATCCGGGGATTTGACCAGCCTGTCCGACTACGTCAGCCGCTGCAAGGAAGGACAGGATGCGATCTACTACATCGCCGGGGATGACGCCAAAAAGATTGCGCATTCCCCGCATCTGGAAGGGTTCAGGGCCAAGGACGTCGAAGTGCTGCTGTTGTCCGATCATGTAGATGAATTCTGGCTCCAGCACATCACGGAATTTGAGGGCAAAGCGTTCAAATCCATTACACGTGGGGCTGCTGATCTGGACAAGATCAACGACGGTGAAAAAACCGATGATACCGAAGACGAGGCGCAAACGCCTGATCTTGCTGAACTGATTGCAGCGCTCAAACTGGAACTGGGGGCGTCAGTCAAAGACGTGCGCCCCTCCAAAAGGTTGACCGACAGCCCCGTTTGCCTGATCGCGGATGAGGGCGACATGGACGTCAACCTTGAGAGAATGCTGAAACGGCACGGCCAGTTGCAAGACGCGATGCCACGGGTGCTTGAGCTGAACCCGGATCACAGAATTATCACAAAACTGGCAGATCGCGCCAAAGCCAGCGAGGCCGCGTCTGATCCATTGCTCAGGGATGCGGCGCATTTGTTGCTGGATCAGGCGCGGATTGCAGATGGCGAAATTCCGACGGATCCCGCCGAATTTGTGCGCCGCCTCGGGTCGGTCATGGACAGCGCTTTGTAG
- a CDS encoding amino acid ABC transporter permease has protein sequence MEDFDFNLIWDSLPFLWQGLQLSLWLTFLSIIGGIVLGTLLALARLSGIKPLAMVAATYVNLIRSVPLILVIFWFFFLVPLAIGRPIGSFYSALIAFVLFEAAYYSEIMRAGIQSVKQGQVHAGQSTGLNYWQIQRYVVLPQAFRNMIPILVTQCIILFQDTSLVFVVSLRDFMTASSIVARTEGRLVEMYLFAAVVYFVICFSGSMLVRSLKSRMST, from the coding sequence ATGGAAGATTTTGATTTCAACCTGATCTGGGACTCCCTGCCCTTCCTGTGGCAAGGCCTGCAACTCAGCCTGTGGCTGACCTTCCTGTCGATCATCGGCGGCATCGTTCTGGGCACGTTACTTGCATTGGCACGCCTGTCGGGCATCAAACCACTGGCGATGGTCGCCGCAACCTATGTGAACCTGATCCGCTCGGTGCCCCTGATCCTTGTGATCTTCTGGTTTTTCTTTCTGGTGCCTCTGGCCATCGGACGCCCCATCGGCAGCTTTTATTCCGCACTGATCGCCTTTGTCCTGTTTGAGGCCGCGTATTATTCCGAAATCATGCGTGCCGGCATTCAAAGCGTGAAACAGGGTCAGGTCCATGCGGGCCAGTCCACCGGGCTGAACTATTGGCAAATCCAGCGCTATGTCGTTTTACCGCAAGCCTTTCGCAACATGATCCCGATCCTTGTGACGCAGTGCATCATCCTGTTTCAGGATACCTCGCTGGTGTTCGTAGTTTCCCTGCGCGACTTCATGACGGCGTCGTCCATCGTGGCGCGCACCGAAGGCAGGCTGGTTGAAATGTACCTCTTTGCCGCCGTCGTCTATTTCGTAATCTGCTTCTCCGGCTCAATGCTCGTGCGAAGCCTCAAGTCCCGGATGAGCACATGA
- the araD gene encoding L-arabinonate dehydratase, producing MHKKSYDQLRSARWFQPDDLRSFGHRSRAMQMGLSREDWEGKPVIAILNTWSELQPCHMHFKDRVEFVKKGVLQAGGMPVEIPVHSLGEQLLKPTAMLYRNMVAMEVEEVLRANPVDGAVLMGGCDKSTPALVMGAVSMGLPFIYLPAGPMLRGNYAGKVLGSGADAWKYWDERRAGHISKEEWEGVEGGIARSYGHCMTMGTASTMTAIAEGLGLCLPGASSIPAPDVNHQRMSADCGRRIVDMVWQDLTPDQIITQSSVANAVTVAMATGCSTNAIIHLIAMARRSGVPLTLDDLDAIGKTTPVIANIRPSGQDYLMEDFFYAGGLPALMKELGDKLDLDAMTVSGQTVGQNIASATNYNSDVIRSLSNPVYREGSLAVLKGNLAPDGAVIKPAAMDAKFMTHRGPAMVANSYTELKSIIDDPQANITADHVLVLRNAGPQGGPGMPEWGMIPMPQKLLNEGHRDMVRLSDARMSGTSYGACILHVAPEAFVGGPLALIETGDMISVDIPNRRLDVELTEQQLAERRENWVPPKPHYERGYGWMFLKHIEQADKGCDFDFLRTEFGASVPEPEIN from the coding sequence ATGCACAAAAAATCATACGACCAACTTCGCTCTGCGCGCTGGTTTCAACCGGACGATCTGCGATCATTCGGCCACCGCTCGCGCGCGATGCAAATGGGGTTGTCGCGCGAGGATTGGGAGGGCAAACCCGTCATCGCCATCCTCAATACATGGTCCGAGTTGCAACCCTGCCATATGCATTTCAAGGATCGGGTTGAGTTCGTCAAAAAGGGCGTGCTTCAGGCAGGCGGCATGCCGGTGGAAATCCCGGTCCATTCACTGGGAGAGCAGTTGTTGAAACCAACCGCGATGCTTTATCGCAATATGGTCGCCATGGAGGTCGAAGAGGTCCTGCGCGCGAACCCGGTCGATGGCGCGGTGCTGATGGGCGGATGCGACAAATCCACGCCTGCGCTTGTGATGGGTGCGGTTTCCATGGGCCTTCCCTTCATCTACCTGCCCGCAGGTCCGATGTTGCGGGGCAATTATGCCGGAAAGGTGCTGGGGTCGGGTGCCGATGCATGGAAATACTGGGATGAGCGGCGCGCGGGGCACATTTCCAAAGAGGAATGGGAAGGGGTCGAGGGGGGCATCGCACGTTCCTATGGGCATTGCATGACAATGGGCACGGCCAGCACCATGACGGCCATCGCCGAAGGGCTTGGCCTGTGTCTGCCGGGGGCGTCGTCCATCCCGGCCCCGGACGTGAACCACCAGCGCATGAGTGCCGATTGCGGCAGACGTATCGTTGACATGGTGTGGCAGGATCTGACGCCGGATCAGATCATCACCCAAAGCAGTGTCGCGAATGCCGTGACCGTTGCCATGGCCACCGGCTGTTCCACCAATGCTATCATTCACCTGATTGCCATGGCGCGCAGGTCCGGGGTGCCTCTGACGCTTGATGATCTGGACGCAATCGGAAAGACGACGCCCGTGATTGCCAATATCCGACCCTCCGGGCAGGACTATCTGATGGAGGATTTTTTCTACGCAGGGGGTTTGCCCGCTTTGATGAAAGAACTGGGCGACAAGCTGGATTTGGACGCAATGACCGTTTCGGGGCAGACGGTCGGGCAAAACATCGCGAGCGCCACGAATTACAACAGCGATGTGATCCGCAGCTTGAGCAACCCGGTCTACCGCGAAGGCTCACTGGCGGTGCTCAAGGGCAATCTGGCACCGGATGGCGCTGTCATCAAACCTGCCGCCATGGATGCGAAATTCATGACACATCGCGGGCCTGCGATGGTGGCAAATTCCTATACCGAATTGAAGTCGATCATAGATGACCCGCAGGCGAACATTACCGCCGACCACGTTCTGGTCCTACGCAACGCGGGTCCTCAGGGCGGGCCCGGCATGCCCGAATGGGGCATGATCCCCATGCCGCAAAAGCTGCTGAACGAAGGGCACCGGGACATGGTGCGCCTGTCCGATGCGCGCATGAGCGGCACGAGTTACGGGGCCTGTATCCTGCATGTGGCGCCTGAGGCTTTTGTGGGCGGGCCGCTCGCGCTGATCGAAACCGGGGATATGATCTCGGTCGACATTCCGAACCGCCGACTGGACGTAGAATTGACCGAACAGCAACTGGCAGAGCGTCGGGAAAACTGGGTGCCGCCAAAACCGCACTATGAACGCGGCTATGGCTGGATGTTTCTCAAACACATAGAACAAGCGGACAAGGGCTGTGATTTCGACTTTCTGCGCACGGAATTCGGCGCATCTGTGCCGGAACCAGAGATCAATTGA
- a CDS encoding aspartate/glutamate racemase family protein has protein sequence MADAFRRVGVLGGMGVEATIALMQRVHGATAGQDDQDHVPLIVDMNPQVPSRIRHLIEKDGPDPGPVLAEMAVRLEQAGAKALAMPCNTAHLYAPQIKRSVSIPLLHMPELACAYAARSMKQGEIVGILASPATNSTGLFKDLCAQNGTVSIFPEEENDILAAIRRIKNAGPGDADIDLLEREAQKLQSRGATCVIIGCSEFSLASQRLASPVPVVDTLDVLAHAVVAFSGARAK, from the coding sequence ATGGCGGATGCGTTTCGGCGCGTCGGTGTTCTGGGTGGTATGGGCGTCGAAGCGACGATTGCCCTCATGCAACGGGTGCATGGTGCGACCGCTGGGCAGGACGATCAGGATCACGTGCCCCTTATTGTGGATATGAACCCGCAAGTTCCGTCCCGTATCCGCCATTTAATTGAAAAGGACGGGCCCGATCCGGGACCGGTTCTTGCAGAAATGGCGGTCAGGCTTGAACAGGCGGGTGCAAAAGCGCTAGCGATGCCCTGCAATACTGCACATCTATACGCCCCGCAGATTAAGCGCAGCGTCAGCATTCCGCTTTTGCACATGCCGGAACTGGCCTGCGCATATGCGGCGCGGTCCATGAAACAGGGTGAGATTGTCGGTATTCTTGCCTCGCCGGCGACGAATAGCACGGGTTTGTTCAAAGACCTTTGTGCACAAAACGGGACTGTGTCGATCTTTCCTGAAGAGGAAAATGATATTCTGGCCGCCATACGCAGAATCAAGAACGCGGGCCCGGGCGACGCGGACATCGACCTGCTGGAGCGTGAGGCGCAAAAGCTACAATCCAGAGGAGCCACCTGCGTGATCATTGGCTGCTCTGAGTTTTCCCTTGCAAGTCAGCGCCTTGCGTCCCCGGTCCCGGTTGTGGATACGCTTGATGTGCTCGCCCATGCGGTCGTTGCGTTTTCAGGCGCACGGGCAAAATAG
- a CDS encoding DUF4389 domain-containing protein yields MDKDEEKIAGRLHGEQIEPEKADNLLERLIYVLIIAVMISFAQTVLGVMTVIQFIIMLVNNKQPNERIADFGTDLGIWVAKAARYQTAASTVKPWPWTDLD; encoded by the coding sequence ATGGACAAGGATGAAGAGAAAATCGCCGGACGTCTTCACGGGGAGCAAATAGAGCCTGAAAAAGCGGACAACCTGCTGGAGCGGCTGATTTACGTGCTGATCATCGCCGTCATGATCTCTTTTGCGCAAACAGTGCTGGGTGTCATGACCGTCATCCAGTTCATCATCATGCTGGTGAACAACAAACAGCCCAATGAACGGATAGCGGATTTTGGCACCGACTTGGGTATTTGGGTCGCGAAGGCGGCAAGATATCAAACCGCAGCAAGTACCGTAAAACCATGGCCCTGGACAGATCTTGATTGA
- a CDS encoding D-cysteine desulfhydrase, which translates to MHLARFPRRFLAHLPTPLERLDRLTRELGGPEIWIKRDDCTGMSTGGNKTRKLEFLMAEAELEGADIVLTQGATQSNHARQTAAFAAKMGMQCHIVLEDRTGSNNANYNNNGNVLLDHLHGATTEKRPGGGDFNALIEEMAVEMRADGKKVYTIPGGGSNPTGALGYVNCAFEMLNQVNSSGIKIDHMVTATGSAGTQAGLIVGLKAMNAQIPLLGIGVRAPKPKQEENVYNLACKTAEKLGCPGVVAREDVVANTDYVGEGYGIPTDSGLEAIQMFAELEAILLDPVYSAKGAAGFIDLIRKGHFKKGERVVFLHTGGSVALFGYDAAFDFSNRWS; encoded by the coding sequence ATGCATCTTGCCCGCTTTCCCCGCCGTTTTCTTGCGCACTTGCCCACACCATTGGAGCGCCTTGACCGCCTGACCCGGGAATTGGGCGGGCCGGAGATCTGGATCAAGCGGGATGATTGCACCGGCATGTCCACAGGCGGCAACAAGACCCGCAAGCTGGAATTCCTGATGGCAGAGGCGGAATTGGAGGGGGCCGATATCGTGCTGACCCAAGGCGCCACGCAATCAAACCACGCGCGTCAGACAGCGGCCTTCGCGGCAAAGATGGGCATGCAGTGTCACATCGTGCTCGAAGATCGCACGGGATCGAATAACGCCAACTATAACAACAACGGCAACGTTTTGCTGGATCATTTACATGGTGCGACGACTGAAAAACGCCCCGGCGGCGGCGATTTCAATGCGCTGATCGAAGAGATGGCCGTGGAAATGCGTGCAGATGGCAAGAAGGTTTACACCATTCCGGGCGGTGGGTCGAACCCGACCGGGGCTTTGGGTTATGTCAACTGTGCCTTTGAAATGCTGAATCAGGTGAACAGCAGCGGGATCAAAATCGACCACATGGTCACGGCCACCGGAAGTGCGGGCACGCAGGCGGGTTTGATTGTCGGGCTGAAGGCGATGAACGCGCAGATTCCCCTGTTGGGCATCGGCGTGCGCGCACCCAAACCCAAACAGGAAGAGAACGTCTATAATCTGGCCTGCAAAACGGCTGAAAAACTGGGCTGCCCCGGCGTTGTGGCGCGCGAAGACGTCGTGGCCAACACTGATTATGTGGGCGAAGGCTATGGTATCCCCACCGACAGCGGTCTTGAGGCCATTCAGATGTTTGCCGAGCTGGAAGCGATCCTGCTGGATCCTGTCTATTCGGCGAAAGGGGCGGCAGGGTTTATCGATCTGATCCGCAAAGGCCACTTCAAAAAGGGCGAACGTGTGGTTTTCCTGCATACCGGCGGCTCTGTGGCCCTGTTTGGCTATGACGCGGCGTTCGATTTTTCAAACCGCTGGTCCTGA
- a CDS encoding amino acid ABC transporter substrate-binding protein translates to MLFKNTLLTAAVALGLSAPVAMADGHGGTLDKIAASGEIVIGHRESSVPFSYLDENQNPVGYSIDLCMKIVDAVAAELDQELTIKYVPVNPKTRIALMANGTIDLECGSTTNNLTRQQQVEYLPVTFVTGTKILTRKDSGINSVADLDGMAVALAQGTTNERAVMAAVEAAGLDVKILPVRDHAEGMLSLETDRVDAYATDHILLHGLISKSKNPDDFAVVGDFLSFDPYALMVRRDDSAFELVGKKALAEVFRTGEIVEIYSKWFDPLGVPADPLLQAAFILGALPE, encoded by the coding sequence ATGCTATTTAAGAACACACTACTGACAGCGGCAGTTGCACTGGGCCTGTCGGCCCCGGTTGCGATGGCGGATGGTCACGGTGGCACGCTGGACAAAATCGCCGCAAGTGGTGAGATCGTCATCGGACACCGCGAAAGTTCCGTGCCTTTTTCATATCTTGATGAGAACCAGAACCCGGTTGGGTATTCGATTGATCTGTGCATGAAAATCGTCGATGCCGTCGCCGCAGAGCTGGATCAGGAACTGACCATCAAATATGTGCCGGTCAACCCCAAGACCCGTATCGCTTTGATGGCGAATGGCACCATTGATCTGGAATGTGGTTCAACCACCAATAACCTGACGCGCCAGCAGCAAGTCGAATACCTGCCGGTAACGTTTGTGACAGGCACCAAAATCCTGACGCGCAAGGATTCAGGCATCAACTCAGTTGCCGATCTTGATGGCATGGCTGTGGCTCTCGCCCAAGGAACAACCAACGAACGCGCCGTCATGGCCGCTGTCGAGGCTGCTGGGCTGGACGTCAAGATCCTGCCCGTACGCGATCACGCCGAAGGCATGCTGTCGCTGGAAACTGACCGTGTGGACGCTTACGCGACCGATCACATCCTGCTGCATGGTCTGATTTCAAAATCAAAGAACCCGGATGATTTCGCCGTTGTCGGTGATTTCCTGTCATTTGACCCTTACGCCTTGATGGTCCGCCGTGACGACAGCGCTTTTGAGCTGGTCGGAAAGAAAGCCCTCGCGGAAGTGTTCCGCACCGGAGAAATTGTTGAGATCTATTCCAAGTGGTTCGACCCACTTGGCGTGCCTGCGGATCCGCTCTTGCAGGCGGCGTTCATACTCGGCGCATTGCCAGAGTAA
- a CDS encoding LysR family transcriptional regulator, whose protein sequence is MRLEWIDDILAVLDNGSLARAAEKRMLTQSAFTRRVRLIESSIGTELFDRRRKPVTLMPGVEALAPELRDISMRLRKIRLKLKMATSQTGVALSFACQHAITTTVSPWIVRALTADPDVSVRVRSSNQEECLRLLLSGEVNFVVMYTLPGVQTPFFERAFDVLTLGGDVLIPVCAPDLADIAQMSQIPGISYPSDVFLGQVFERNISPRLPSGLQIVSKAETALTLAAYEFALGGIGVAWLPRSLVVGALANGSLISLEDQLPTQTLDIKAFRLSEGQSSQSDVTWRNVLSSIALPVHLNGLAKPSNDAVSDVQ, encoded by the coding sequence ATGCGTTTGGAATGGATCGACGATATTCTGGCCGTTCTGGACAACGGGTCCTTGGCGCGGGCCGCCGAGAAGAGGATGTTGACGCAATCCGCCTTTACCCGTCGCGTGCGGCTCATCGAAAGCAGTATCGGCACAGAGCTTTTTGACCGCCGGCGTAAACCCGTCACGTTGATGCCCGGGGTCGAAGCGCTTGCACCGGAACTGCGCGACATCAGCATGCGGTTGCGCAAAATCAGGCTCAAGCTGAAAATGGCGACCAGTCAGACCGGCGTGGCATTGAGTTTCGCCTGCCAGCACGCGATCACCACAACCGTTTCGCCGTGGATCGTGCGCGCGCTCACCGCGGACCCTGATGTTTCGGTCAGGGTGCGTTCAAGCAATCAAGAGGAATGTCTGAGGCTCTTGCTGTCAGGTGAGGTCAATTTCGTGGTCATGTACACCTTGCCGGGGGTGCAAACGCCGTTCTTTGAACGCGCCTTTGACGTGCTGACCCTTGGCGGTGACGTCCTGATCCCCGTCTGCGCGCCCGATCTGGCCGATATCGCGCAGATGTCGCAGATCCCCGGCATAAGTTACCCCTCCGACGTGTTTCTGGGACAGGTTTTTGAACGCAACATCAGCCCACGGCTGCCAAGTGGTTTGCAGATTGTGTCAAAGGCGGAAACGGCGCTGACGCTCGCAGCTTATGAATTCGCGCTTGGGGGAATTGGCGTGGCGTGGCTGCCACGTTCCTTGGTTGTGGGCGCGCTGGCCAACGGGTCGCTGATTTCTCTCGAAGACCAGCTTCCGACCCAGACATTGGATATCAAGGCTTTTCGCCTGTCAGAGGGTCAAAGCTCACAGTCAGATGTCACTTGGCGCAATGTGCTTTCGAGCATCGCATTGCCTGTGCATTTGAACGGCTTGGCGAAACCCTCGAACGATGCTGTGTCTGACGTTCAGTGA